GTCGAGCAATGTCGTCTTCGAGATATCGAGTTCGGCCGCGAGTTCCCGCGTTGAGACGCCGCGAGGCCACTGGTAATAGCCCTGGTTACGTGCGAGTTCGAACACTTCGCGCTGCGTGCTGGTGAGCGTATCCATTCGGTGCTTGCGCTCGGGTTCGCCCGTTGGGGTACTCGTGATGGACTCGACGGTGATCTCGGCGTCGCCGTCCTCACAGACGCGGTCGATTTCTGTCTGGACGCCCTCTCGCTCGCCGGCGAACCCGACTTCCCAGTACTCCTGTCCGTTCTCGATTCGAACCGGCGCGCTGTGGACGAATCCGTGCTCGAGCAGCGTCGGACAGATCATGTCCTGCGGATCGTACTCGAGGAAAAACTCCCGAACGACGTTGCCCGGAACCGACGAGGATTGCCGTCGTCCGAACCGCTCCTGCAATTCGAGTACTTCGCCGGCTAGGGGCGACTCGCGTATTTCCTCGATCAACCCTTCGACTTCGTCGACCGTCTGTCCGAAGGCAGTGAACAGTCCGTTGACTGATTCCCCTTCCGTCGTCGGTGCCGTGTAAATCGCGTGTGCCAGAATGCCTCCGCCAACTCGATCGGTCGATTCAATCGCCCAGCAGTTCGGATGCCACAGTTCGAGTGTCACCCGAGTGCCGTGTACTGACTGGCTCTCCCCCATTGTGCTCTCTACCATCGTCTGTGCCTATCACACCAAATAGTCGTCGTTGCACCAATCACCACCCTCCCATGGACGGGTCGCGTTATTCTATACCTGGCGACTGATCGATATCCATGAGTCAGCAAACCACAGAGCAGGTGTACGGCCACCACATCGGCGGCGACTGGACCGACGGCGACGGCACTGAGACCTTCGCGAGCGAAAATCCGGCGACGGGCGAGGAACTCGCCCGGTTCCACCAGGGAACCGAGTCCGACATCGACGCCGCCCTCGAGGCCGCCGAAGACGCGACCGACGAGTGGCGCGAACTCTCCTACATCGACCGCGCGGAGTATCTCTGGGACATCTACCACGAACTGCGCGAGCGCACCGACGAACTGGCCGAAATCGTTACGAAAGAGTGCGGGAAGGAGATCAGCGAAGGCCGCGCGGACGTTGTCGAAGCCTACCACATGGTCGAGTGGGCGGCGGGCAACGCTCGCCACCCCCACGGCGACGTCGTCCCGAGCGAAATCGGGAGCAAGGACGCCTCGATGCGCCGCAAGCCCCGCGGCGTCATCGGCTGTATCACGCCGTGGAACTTCCCCGTCGCGATCCCCTTCTGGCACATGGCCATCGCCCTCGTGGAAGGGAATACGGTCGTCTGGAAGCCCGCCGAACAGACGCCGTGGTGCGGACAGATCATCGCCGAGATGATGGACGACGCCGGCATTCCCGACGGCGTCTTCAACATGGTACAGGGCTTCGGTGACGCCGGCGCGAGCATCGTCGACGACGACCGGGTCGACACTGTCCTCTTTACCGGCTCCGCGGAGGTCGGCCACGAAATTGCGGGGAAAGTCGGCGGCCAGCCCGGAAAACTCGCGGCCTGCGAGATGGGTGGCAAGAACGGCATCGTCGTCACCGAGAAGGCGGACCTGGACATCGCCGTCCACTCCGCCGTGATGTCGAGTTTCAAGACGACGGGCCAGCGCTGCGTTTCCAGCGAGCGTCTGATCGTCCACGAGGACGTCTACGACGAGTTCAAGGAGCGATACGTCGCCGTTGCGGAGGATATCAGCGTCGGCGACCCGCTCGAGGAGTCGACGTTCATGGGGCCGGCGATCGAGCCTGAGCACGTCGAGAAGATCCACCGCGCCAATCAACTCGCTCGTGACGAGGGCGCCGAGGTGCTCGTCGACCGCGCGGAGCTCGACGCCGAGGAGATTCCCCGAGGAGATTCCCGAGGGTCACGACGAAGGCAACTGGGTCGGTCCGTTCGTCTACGAGATCGAGTACGACAGCGACCTGCGCTGTATCAACGAGGAAGTGTTCGGGCCACACGTGGCCCTCATGAGTTACTCGGGTGATATCGAAGACGCCGTCGAGATCCACAACGATACACCGTACGGACTCGCCGGCGCGATCATTTCCGAGGACTATCGCCAGATCCACCACTTCCGAGACCACGCGGAACTCGGACTCGCGTACGCGAACCTGCCGTGTATCGGCGCGGAGGTCCAGTTGCCCTTCGGCGGTGTCAAGAAGTCCGGCAACGGCTACCCGAGCGCCCGCGAGGCTATCGAAGCCGTCACGGAGCGGACTGCCTGGACGCTCAACAACTCCAAGGATATCGAGATGGCACAGGGGTTGTCGGCGGATATCGAGGTCTCGAGCGACGACTGATCGGCGAGGTCGCGCGGGGCGACCGAGCTGCGGTCTCGCTCGAGTAACGGCGACGACTGATCGGCAGACTCACAGAAATGCAAGGAGGATGCCCACGACTTTAGTCGTGAATGCAATCCGACACGACAGAGACGATCGTCCCGAAGACACATCGAAGCGATCCGAACGGTTAACCCCGACGGGTACCGAACGCCGCGCCTATGAACTCGAAGAAGGCCGTCGTCCGACAGGGTCTCGTCGGTGGCGGCTTCGTCACCCTGTTGCTGGCGGGAACGCTCGTTGTCGCGCTCGGCGTTCCGACGACCCCGTCGATGCTCGGCGTGGTGTCGTGGCTCGTTTTCGTCGGCGCAACGATGCTCGCCGCGGGGCGCCGGGAGCGCGTTAGAATCGGCTCGAGAACGGTCGGCTGGCCGCGCGTCGCCGCCGTTGCCATCGCGATGATCGCCGTCGGCTGGGGCGCGATCAGCCTTGGAAGCCTGCTCGCGGGCGACGGCATCACCGGGCTCGGCCCGATCGAAGC
Above is a window of Natronorubrum tibetense GA33 DNA encoding:
- a CDS encoding helix-turn-helix domain-containing protein, with the translated sequence MGESQSVHGTRVTLELWHPNCWAIESTDRVGGGILAHAIYTAPTTEGESVNGLFTAFGQTVDEVEGLIEEIRESPLAGEVLELQERFGRRQSSSVPGNVVREFFLEYDPQDMICPTLLEHGFVHSAPVRIENGQEYWEVGFAGEREGVQTEIDRVCEDGDAEITVESITSTPTGEPERKHRMDTLTSTQREVFELARNQGYYQWPRGVSTRELAAELDISKTTLLDHLRKAESKLLDPDDLGRN